A genomic stretch from Patescibacteria group bacterium includes:
- a CDS encoding polymer-forming cytoskeletal protein, which yields MFKNQQIDEKSVETIIGHSVKVKGNFQTDGGMQIDGEMEGSLKVGTDLIIGENAKIKADAQANRIMISGKIKGNIKANKSLELTETARIDGDIETKILSTEPGAQINGSIKMSEISGKEKIGMKEKSQKAEENNI from the coding sequence ATGTTTAAAAATCAACAAATAGACGAAAAAAGTGTAGAAACAATTATTGGACACTCTGTAAAGGTTAAGGGAAATTTTCAAACAGACGGAGGAATGCAAATTGACGGAGAAATGGAAGGATCGCTAAAAGTTGGAACTGATTTAATTATTGGAGAAAACGCTAAAATCAAAGCAGATGCCCAAGCTAACAGAATAATGATTTCTGGAAAAATCAAAGGAAATATTAAGGCTAATAAAAGCTTAGAATTAACGGAAACAGCAAGAATAGACGGCGACATAGAAACGAAAATTCTTTCAACTGAACCTGGCGCCCAAATAAACGGCTCAATAAAAATGTCTGAAATTTCAGGAAAAGAAAAAATTGGTATGAAAGAAAAATCTCAAAAAGCCGAGGAAAATAATATTTAA